A region of the Bacilli bacterium PM5-9 genome:
TAATGATTGCTCTATGTTAAATACATTTAATATTTCCTCTATTAAGTAATTATCGAATTCACTACCTCGATCACTATGGAAATACTCATATTCATATAGCGATGATTTTATTCTACTGAATGCTTGATATACTAGCTTGGCGTCTTTATGTTTACCACAACTATAACCTACTATTTCACGATTATATAAATCTATAATTATGCAAATATAATGCCAATCATTTAATACTCTTACATATGTTAAATCACTTACTATAACTTCTTTTATAACTCGATTATTAAATTCTCTATTTACTTTATTTTCAATATTTGCCTCATTAACTTTAGTCTTATGGCTTCTATACTTCTTAACAGTATATGCTGATACTAGACCATTGTACTTCATTATTCTTGCAATTCTTCTACGGGATAGA
Encoded here:
- a CDS encoding putative transposase (product_source=KO:K07497; cath_funfam=3.30.420.10; cog=COG2801; ko=KO:K07497; pfam=PF00665,PF13276,PF13333; superfamily=53098,55653), which encodes MCKCLKISRSGYYSYKKKQDKIDEYNQIVINVFNDNQRVYGTRKIKAVLAKQGIVLSRRRIARIMKYNGLVSAYTVKKYRSHKTKVNEANIENKVNREFNNRVIKEVIVSDLTYVRVLNDWHYICIIIDLYNREIVGYSCGKHKDAKLVYQAFSRIKSSLYEYEYFHSDRGSEFDNYLIEEILNVFNIEQSLSRKGNPYDNAVAEATFKLIKTEFVYPRMFNSLIQLELELAAYVSWFNNDRVHSTLGYQSPVEYRVNDSL